In a single window of the Zea mays cultivar B73 chromosome 5, Zm-B73-REFERENCE-NAM-5.0, whole genome shotgun sequence genome:
- the LOC100279989 gene encoding uncharacterized protein LOC100279989, which yields MLGLLQIRSLSLCMLDLALSPNPNAVDLQLRALSLAARVCFTIWLSSRKLLCWARQPPLSYPRQHATVVVFVEFANALLPIRLSSLLCASLRARWVSSVVSSTCACRWLALTLAPARCHCSLLP from the coding sequence ATGCTCGGCCTACTCCAGATTCGTAGCTTGTCGCTCTGTATGCTCGACCTTGCCTTGTCGCCGAACCCCAACGCCGTCGACCTTCAGCTCCGTGCCTTGTCCCTGGCTGCGCGCGTGTGCTTCACTATTTGGTTATCATCGCGCAAGCTCCTCTGTTGGGCTCGCCAGCCGCCATTGTCCTACCCGCGCCAGCACGCGACCGTGGTCGTGTTCGTCGAATTCGCCAACGCTCTGTTGCCGATTCGACTATCGTCGTTGTTGTGTGCCTCGCTGCGTGCTCGCTGGGTGTCATCTGTTGTATCCAGCACTTGTGCTTGCCGCTGGCTAGCGTTAACGCTCGCGCCTGCTCGTTGTCACTGCTCGTTGTTACCCTAG